The following is a genomic window from Miltoncostaea oceani.
CTTCGACGACGACGCCCTGTGGGCGTACCTCGCGTCGCTCGACGTCAGCGTCCTGCCGTACCGGTTCGGGACGCACTCGGGCTGGCTGGAGGCGTGTCACGACCTCGGCACGGCGGTGGTCGCGCCCGACTGCGGCCACTACGCCGAGCAGCACGACGTCGTCGGGTTCCGGTCGACCACCGACGCGGACGTCCGGCGGACCCTGCCGGGCGCGATCGCGCGGGCGCACGCCCGCGGCGCGCCCGTCCCCGCCGACCCGGCGGAGCGCCACGCCGAACGCGTCGCGCTCGCCGCCCTGCACCGCCGGGTCTACGCCGGGGTCATCGCCGCCGCCGCGTCCGCGCCGGCGCGGCGCGCGGCGTCGATCTCGCCGGGGGTGGGGTCGCGCAGCACCCGCACGTCGTCGCCGTCCCACGCGATCAGCCCGAGCCGGGCGAACCCGTCGAGCCAGCCGCCCATCGGCCACCAGCCGTGACGGTCGCGGAAGACGCGCGCGTTCGCGAGGGTCGCGCGGAACTGCTGGAGCGGCGGGTCCCAGACGTCGTGGTGCTGGTGGAGGACCTCGGCGCCGGCGACGACGCGGAGCGGCACGCCCGCGGCGCGCGCACGGATCGCCAGGTCGGTGTCCTCGCCCGCGTACCCCTGGAACCCCTCGTGGAACCCGCCGAGCTCCAGGAAGCGGTCGCGCCGCATCGCGAAGCAGGTCCCCCACACCAGCTCGTGGCGGTCGCAGGCCGCGACCCCCGCGGCCGGGGGCGCCGGCCGCCCCGGGTGGCGCCGGCCGAGGGCGCGCAGCCCCCCGGCGGTCCAATCGTCGCCGACCGCCCCCGGGGGCAGGTAGAGGATGTCGCCGATGGCGATGGCGTCCTCGTCGGCGAGCGCCGCGTCGAGGGCCGCGACGAGCCCCGGCCCGGGGATCGCGTCCGCGTCGAGGAAGCAGACCGCCGACCCCGTCGCGGCGGCCGCCGCCCGGTTGCGCGCCGCCGAGTAGGGGATGACCTCGTCGTCGCCGGGGAGCTCCTCGACCACCACGCGCACGCGCCGGGCCGCCGCCAGCACGGGCGCCGGGTCCTCCCCGCCGGCCCGCACGACGACAAGCTCCCGCGGCGGCACGGTGGATCGCTCGAGCCCCTCCAGCACACGGCGCAGCAGGGCGTTGCGGTTGCGCACCAGCGTGCAGACGCTCAGGGACATCGGTGCTCCTCGGCGGTGGTGGGGTGACCCGGTCGGTGGTGGTGCTCGGGGCGGGCCGCAGCGGGACGAGCATGGTCGCGGGCCTCCTCGCGGACGCCGGACTCGACCCGGGCGGGGACCTGATCCCCGCCTCGCCCGCGAACCCCACGGGCTACTTCGAGGACCTCGGGGTGAACCGGCTCAACGACGACCTGCTGGCGCCGTGCCTCGCGGATTCGCGGGTGAGGGTGCCGCGGCGCCTCGGGTGGCTCGCGGCGCTGCCGGACCCCGGCGGCATCGCGCCGACCCCCGCCCAGCGGGCGCGGATGCGCGCCCTGCTGCCGGAGGGGCCGTTCTGCCTGAAGGATCCGCGCCTGTCGTACACCCTCGCCGCGTGGCGACCGGTGCTTCCGCCCGGCACCGCCTTCGCCTGCGTCTTCCGGGACCCGGCCCGCGTCGTCGCGAGCGTGCAGCGGGACGCGCGGCGCGACCCCACCTACTACGAGGGGTACGACCCGACGCCGGAGGCGGTCTTCGCGACGTGGGAGTGCGCCTACCGGGCGATCCTCGACCGTCACGCGGTCACCGGGACGTGGGCGTTCATCGACGCCGACGACCTCGTGGTGCACGGGGACACCGGCGCGCTGTCGCGGCTCGCCGGCTGCGAGGTGGCGGCGGGGCGGATCGACGCCGCGCTGCGGCGCAGCGCCCCCGCGGAACGGCCCCCCGCCGCCGTGCGGCGGCTCCACGACGAGCTGCGCCGGCGGGCCTCCTCCTGAGCGCGTGACCGCCGGGGTCACGGCGGGGGGACGGGCACCTCGGCCCATGCCCGCGCCCCCGCGGCGCCGGAGACGCCCCACCGGCTGCTGAGGGCCGCGGTCGTCCGCAGCCCGGCGTCGTCGTGCGCCCCGCCCGCCGCGCCGGGGGACGCCGACAGCTCCGACGCCTGGTCCGAGACCTCGACCCGTACGACGTCCGCCGAGCGCCGCAGCCGGAGGCGCAGCACCCCGCCCGGCCGGGCCCCCGACCGGACGCAGTGCGCGACGAGCTGGGAGGTGACGAGGACGAGCGTCTCGTGGGCCCCGCCGGGCGCGAGGTCCGCGAGGTGCGGCCGCACCGCCCGGCGCGCCTCGCCCGGCGCGTCCGGGCCCGCGACGACACGCAGGCAGACGGTGCGGTTCGTGCGTGGTCCGGCGGGCATGGGAGACAGGCGGTTCCCCCCCGGCGGCGCGGCAAACCACGCCGGTCACCGGGGGACGCCCGGCGGCCGTCAGCGCCGCCGGATCACCGCCATCGACCGGCCGTCGAGCGTGACCTCCCCACCGCCGGCGATCTCGCCCGGTACGCCGTCGTCGCTCGACAGGATCCTCTCCCATGCGCCGCCGAGCCCCTCCGGCAGGCGGAACGGCACCGGCTCGTGGTGGGCGTTGATGAGCAGGGCGAAGGTGTCGTCGGTCACGGGGCGCCCGCGGCGGTCGCGCTCGCCGATGGCGTCGCCGTCCAGCACGAGGCCGACGGCGTGGTGGTGGGCGTCCCAGTCGTCGTCGGCCATCTCCTCGCCGTCGGCGCGCAGCCAGATCGAGTCGGGCGGCCGGTCGCCCTGCGTTCGACCGCTGAGGAACAGCCGCTGCCGGAAGACGGGGTGGTCGCGCCGCAGGGAGATGACGTCGCGCGTGAACGCGAGCAGCGACTCCTGCTCATCGTCGAGCTCCCAGTCGAACCAGCTGATCTCGCTGTCCTGGCAGTAGCCGTTGTTGTTGCCCTGCTGGGTGCGGCCCATCTCGTCGCCGCCGAGCAGCATCGGGACGCCCTGCGACAGCAGCAGCGTCATGAGCAGGTTGCGCTGCTGGCGGGCCCGGAGCGCGATGATGCCGGGGTCGTCGGTCGGCCCCTCGGCGCCGTGGTTCCAGCTGCGGTCCCCGTCGGATCCGTCGCGGTTGTCCTCGCCGTTGGCCTCGTTGTGCTTCTCGTCGTACGACACGAGGTCGCGCAGGCAGAAGCCGTCGTGGGCGGTGATGAAGTTGACCGACGACGTCGGCCGCCGCCCGTCCCCCTCGTACAGCTCGCTCGAGGCGGTGAGGCGGGCCGCGATGTCCGGGGCGCCGGGGCCCTCGCCGCGCCAGAAGTCGCGCACCGAGTCGCGGTAGGCGCCGTTCCACTCGGCCCACTGGACCGGGAAGTTGCCGACCTGGTAGCCGCCGGGGCCGACGTCCCAGGGCTCGGCGATCAGCTTCACCTGCGACAGGACCGGGTCCTGGTGGACGACGTCGAAGAAGCCCGAGAGCCGGTCGACCTCGTAGAACTCGCGGGCGAGGCTCGACGCGAGGTCGAAGCGGAAGCCGTCGACGTGCATCTCGGTGACCCAGTACCGCAGGCTGTCCATGATGAGCCGCAGCACGCTCGGGTGGACCGGGTTGAGCGTGTTGCCCGTCCCCGTGAAGTCCATGTAGTGGGCGTCGTCGTCGGGCGGCCGCCGGTAGTACGAGTGGTTGTCGACGCCCTTGAACGAGAACATCGGGCCCAGGTGGTTGCCCTCGGCGGTGTGGTTGTAGACGACGTCGAGGATCACCTCGATGCCCGCCGCGTGCAGCGCCTTCACCATCCGCTTGAACTCGGCGACCTGCTCGCCGCGGACCCCGCCGGAGGCGTAGCCGGCGTGGGGGGCGAGGAAGCCGATCGACGAGTAGCCCCAGTAGTTCGTGAGCCCCCGCTCGACCAGCGCCTGCTCCGAGATGAAGTGGTGGACGGGCAGCAGCTCGACGGCGGTGACGCCGAGGGACCGCAGGTGGGCGATCGACGCGTCGCTGCCGAGGCCGGCGTAGGTGCCGCGCAGCTCCTCCGGGACGCCGGGGTGGCGTCGGGTGAAGCCCTTGACGTGGACCTCGTAGATGACGCTCTCGCTCCAGCTCACGGCGGGCGGGGCGTCGTCGCCCCAGTCGAAGGCCGGGTCGATCACGACGGACTTCGGGACGGCGGGGGCGCTGTCGCGGTCGTCGATCCGGGTGCCGGTCTCGTCGCCCGCGACGTACGGCAGGACGGGCGCGGCGTCCCAGGCGACGTCGCCCTCGATCGCCTTCGCGTACGGGTCGATCAGCAGGCGGGCGGGGTTGAAGCGGTGGCCCTGCTCGGGCGCCCACGGCCCGTGCACGCGGTAGCCGTACCGCTGGCCCGGTCCGACGCCCGGGACGTACCCGTGCCAGTGGAACTGCGTCCGCTCCGTCAGCCCGATCCGGGTCTCGGCGCCGTCGTCGTCGAAGAGGCAGAGCTCGACGCCCTCGGCGTTCTCGGAGAAGAGCGCGAAGTTCGTCCCCTCACCGTCCCAGGTCGCCCCCAGCGGGAACGGCCGCCCCGGCCATGACTCCATCTGCACGTGTCCTCCTGTCGGCACCGGCTCGTCGTCGCAGCGGAGTGCCCGCACGGACGCAGATCGAACCGTCACCCGCCGGCGAGGGCCGCCGTCGCCTGCGGTGAGGCGTCCACGCCGGTCACGCGGCGGACCTCGTCGCGCACGATCCGGGTCCAGGCCCCCGCCCGCGGCAGCGGCACGAGGCCGCCCCACGGCGCCCGCACGGCGATGCCGTGGACGGCGCCGCGGATGACGGTGCGCTCCACGTCCACGCCGAGGCCGCGGGCCCGCCGGGCGGCCGACTCCGACACCCCGGGGTCGATGCCCGGCAGCAGGGGGCCGCGCCCGTCGAGCGTGCCGTGCGCGATCCGCAGACGCCGCCCCGCGAGCCGGCCCAGGTCGACGGTCGGCGGCAGCCACGGCGCGAGGGCGACGACGGCCTGCACGGCGGGATCGTCGGCGAGCGCGACGGCGATCGCGCCGCCGAGCGAGAACCCGACGGCGGCGCGGACCGGGCTGCCCATCGACCGCAGCGCCCCCCGGACGAGCCGGCCGTCCTCGACGCTCGCGTCCATGCGCCGCCACGACCCGTGGCGGTACCGCACCTCGGCGACCAGCAGGTCGGCCCGGCGCGTCGCGAGGCGGGCGGCGAGCCACTCGGTGCTCGGGCTCCAGACGCCCGGCCGGTCGTCGCGGGAGCTCCCACCGAGCAGGAGCACGCACGGCGCGTCCCCGGGTCCGCGCAGCCGCAGCTCGGGGCCGCCGGGGATCGTGATCGTGCGGGTCTCGCTGCGCATCGGGGCGTGCATCCTCGGGTCGCGGACGTGACGAGCGCACCTGCCCGGCGGGGCGGTCCGCAAACCCCGGGGGGGCCGGTCGGGCACCGGGCACCGCGCGCGGTTTCGGGCCGGGCGGCGGGGGTAGGTCGCCGACCCCCAGCCGAGGAGTCACCCGTGATCCGCCGCATCGACCGCCTGCAGACCGAGCTGCCGCCGCCGTCCGACCCCGACCCCGACGGCGCCGCCGCCGTCCAGGAGCTGATGGGCGGTCGCTTCGGCGAGATGTCGACCCTGATGAACTACACGATGCAGTCGTTCAACTTCCGCGGCCGACAGAAGGCCCGGCCGTTCTACGACCTCGTCGCGAACATCGCGGCCGAGGAGTACGGCCACATCGAGCTGGTGGCCGCGACCATCAACACGATGCTCACCGGCGCCGGTGAGGGTGCCGCGCCCGACGCGGCCCTCGAGGGCGTCAAGGGCGTCCGCAACGTGCAGCACTTCCTCGCCGGGGGGCAGGGCGCGCTGCTCCAGGACTCGATGGGCCGCCCGTGGACGGGCGACTACGTGTTCTCGTCCGGCGACCTCGTCGAGGACCTGACGCACAACTTCTTCCTCGAGACCGGGGCCCGCAACAACAAGCTGAAGGTCTACGAGATGTGCACGCACCCGGCGGCGCGTGCGCTGACCGGCTACCTCCTCGTGCGCGGCGGCGTCCACCAGGTCGCCTACGCCCGCGCGATCGAGCTCCTCACCGGCGCGGACCTCATGAAGATGTTCCCGTCGCCGCGCATCCCGACGGAGCTGATCCCCGAGTG
Proteins encoded in this region:
- the glgX gene encoding glycogen debranching protein GlgX, translated to MESWPGRPFPLGATWDGEGTNFALFSENAEGVELCLFDDDGAETRIGLTERTQFHWHGYVPGVGPGQRYGYRVHGPWAPEQGHRFNPARLLIDPYAKAIEGDVAWDAAPVLPYVAGDETGTRIDDRDSAPAVPKSVVIDPAFDWGDDAPPAVSWSESVIYEVHVKGFTRRHPGVPEELRGTYAGLGSDASIAHLRSLGVTAVELLPVHHFISEQALVERGLTNYWGYSSIGFLAPHAGYASGGVRGEQVAEFKRMVKALHAAGIEVILDVVYNHTAEGNHLGPMFSFKGVDNHSYYRRPPDDDAHYMDFTGTGNTLNPVHPSVLRLIMDSLRYWVTEMHVDGFRFDLASSLAREFYEVDRLSGFFDVVHQDPVLSQVKLIAEPWDVGPGGYQVGNFPVQWAEWNGAYRDSVRDFWRGEGPGAPDIAARLTASSELYEGDGRRPTSSVNFITAHDGFCLRDLVSYDEKHNEANGEDNRDGSDGDRSWNHGAEGPTDDPGIIALRARQQRNLLMTLLLSQGVPMLLGGDEMGRTQQGNNNGYCQDSEISWFDWELDDEQESLLAFTRDVISLRRDHPVFRQRLFLSGRTQGDRPPDSIWLRADGEEMADDDWDAHHHAVGLVLDGDAIGERDRRGRPVTDDTFALLINAHHEPVPFRLPEGLGGAWERILSSDDGVPGEIAGGGEVTLDGRSMAVIRRR